From the Cryptosporangium aurantiacum genome, one window contains:
- a CDS encoding mycoredoxin: MNASTPSAVSTLTMYSTTWCGYCRRLKSQFAREGIEYTEVDIEQDPQAAEFVMSVNGGNQTVPTVRFPDGSALTNPSIADVRAKLGR, encoded by the coding sequence ATGAATGCTTCGACTCCGTCGGCGGTCTCGACCCTGACGATGTACTCGACCACGTGGTGCGGCTACTGCCGTCGGCTCAAGAGCCAGTTCGCCCGGGAGGGCATCGAGTACACCGAGGTCGACATCGAGCAGGACCCGCAGGCCGCCGAGTTCGTGATGAGCGTCAACGGCGGCAACCAGACGGTGCCGACCGTGCGGTTCCCCGACGGGTCAGCGCTGACGAACCCGAGCATCGCCGACGTCCGGGCCAAGCTCGGCCGGTGA
- a CDS encoding MFS transporter, translating into MGLAALLRRTDFRLLFAGQALSMFGDSALLLVLAIWVKELTGSNGAAGLTLVFVALPSLIGPLGGWVVDHVRRRPFLVVTNLCSALSVLPLLAVRSREHVWVIYAVATLFGTLLVLHLAALNALLKTMLPESALGEANAVLQTVKEALRLVAPLTGAALYALVGGAGVALLDGLTFVGAAIALGALSVDEPVRTVRRQSIRGELAAGLRFLWRARPLLHVTVALALALLVVGIAESVVFAIVEWLRRPPEFVGVVVAVQGVGAVLGGFAATRLIRTAGEVRTVIVGLATFSVGAVVMIAIWLPVVVIGIMLAGFGLPLVLVGFITSLQRSTSGALIGRVTTAAYLVIGIPQTISVALGALLVSMLDYRLLLGVMAGGTLLAVVYLVLTSRGEPSRPDAVSLAAAGTVPGAMSASRAMGWALPPTPSPDDEPPATGSPAELGPDVGDARVRQR; encoded by the coding sequence ATGGGGCTCGCCGCGCTGTTACGGAGAACCGACTTCCGATTACTCTTCGCCGGTCAGGCGCTGTCGATGTTCGGTGACTCGGCGCTGCTGCTGGTCCTGGCGATCTGGGTGAAGGAGCTGACCGGCAGCAACGGTGCGGCCGGGCTCACGCTGGTCTTCGTCGCGTTGCCGTCGCTGATCGGTCCGCTCGGCGGGTGGGTCGTCGACCACGTCCGGCGCCGGCCGTTCCTGGTCGTCACGAACCTTTGCTCGGCGCTGTCGGTACTGCCGCTGCTGGCGGTGCGCTCGCGCGAGCACGTCTGGGTGATCTACGCGGTCGCGACGCTGTTCGGCACGCTTCTCGTCCTGCACCTCGCGGCATTGAACGCGCTGCTCAAGACCATGCTGCCGGAGAGCGCGCTGGGCGAGGCGAACGCGGTGCTGCAGACCGTGAAGGAGGCGCTGCGCCTGGTCGCCCCGCTGACCGGGGCCGCCCTCTACGCACTGGTCGGCGGCGCGGGCGTCGCTCTGCTGGACGGCCTGACGTTCGTCGGCGCCGCGATCGCGCTGGGGGCGCTGTCGGTCGACGAACCCGTGCGCACCGTCCGGCGGCAGTCGATCCGCGGCGAGCTGGCCGCCGGGCTGCGGTTCCTCTGGCGCGCCCGGCCGCTGTTGCACGTCACGGTCGCGCTGGCACTGGCGTTGCTCGTCGTCGGCATCGCCGAGTCCGTGGTGTTCGCGATCGTCGAGTGGCTGCGGCGCCCGCCGGAGTTCGTCGGCGTCGTCGTGGCAGTGCAGGGGGTCGGCGCGGTGCTCGGCGGGTTCGCTGCGACCCGGTTGATCCGAACGGCCGGCGAGGTGCGGACCGTGATCGTCGGGCTGGCGACGTTCTCGGTCGGCGCCGTGGTGATGATCGCGATCTGGCTGCCGGTGGTCGTGATCGGCATCATGCTCGCCGGATTCGGGCTGCCGCTGGTGCTCGTCGGGTTCATCACGAGCTTGCAGCGCAGCACGAGCGGGGCACTGATCGGCCGGGTGACGACCGCGGCCTACCTGGTGATCGGCATTCCGCAGACGATCTCGGTGGCGCTGGGCGCGCTGCTGGTGTCGATGCTCGACTACCGGTTGCTGCTCGGCGTCATGGCGGGGGGCACGCTGCTGGCGGTCGTCTACCTCGTTCTGACCAGCCGCGGCGAGCCTTCTCGCCCCGACGCCGTGTCGCTCGCCGCCGCGGGCACCGTGCCCGGCGCGATGTCGGCGAGCCGGGCGATGGGGTGGGCGCTGCCGCCCACCCCGTCACCGGACGACGAACCGCCGGCTACCGGCTCACCGGCCGAGCTTGGCCCGGACGTCGGCGATGCTCGGGTTCGTCAGCGCTGA
- a CDS encoding uridine kinase, with protein sequence MSELTDHPVPVSPEALSDLLAETCLAAVGGTGSGRLRVALDGADAAEPGRLADRLVEPLRAGGVAAVRVSAGDFLRPASLRWEFGKTDPDSFYSSWLDTGALTREVLTPWAEGGRYLPAFWDAGTDRSARADYRPVPPRAVLLVDGPLLLGHGLPFDLSVHVRLSPGALRRRTPADEAWTLPAFVRYEEEVAPGAIADVVVRADDPRHPAVIVRG encoded by the coding sequence GTGAGTGAGCTGACCGATCATCCGGTGCCGGTGTCGCCGGAGGCCCTCTCGGACCTCCTCGCCGAAACGTGTCTGGCCGCGGTCGGCGGGACCGGCTCGGGGCGCCTGCGCGTGGCGCTCGACGGCGCCGACGCGGCCGAACCCGGGCGGCTGGCCGACCGGCTGGTCGAACCGTTACGGGCCGGTGGAGTGGCTGCGGTCCGGGTGAGCGCCGGGGATTTCCTGCGGCCCGCGTCGCTGCGGTGGGAGTTCGGGAAGACCGATCCGGACTCGTTCTACTCCAGCTGGCTCGATACCGGAGCGCTCACCCGCGAGGTACTCACCCCGTGGGCGGAGGGCGGGCGGTACCTGCCCGCGTTCTGGGACGCGGGCACCGACCGCTCAGCGCGTGCGGACTACCGGCCGGTGCCGCCGCGCGCTGTCCTGTTGGTCGACGGGCCGCTCCTGCTCGGCCACGGTCTGCCGTTCGACCTGTCCGTGCACGTGCGCCTGTCCCCCGGCGCGCTCCGCCGCCGTACCCCGGCCGACGAGGCGTGGACGCTACCGGCGTTCGTCCGCTACGAGGAGGAGGTCGCCCCCGGCGCCATCGCCGACGTGGTCGTCCGAGCGGACGACCCCCGCCACCCAGCGGTTATCGTCCGCGGCTGA